The genomic interval GCTTTATCACTTGGTTTCCATAGTGCCTGGTTGGTTTGAATTGCTAGCTTCCctccaataaaacctttatttgaaTTCAACTCAGGCTGACTtggtggtgtttttttgttttgtttgtctgtacAACACATTTAAGTGTTAAAGCAGAATTGTATTAACTTAGTAAGGGGGTAAAAGGTTTTTCTCAGCCTCTCCTACGGTGGCCTGTTTAGCCCATTTTCCCTTTTCATCCTGATGAACCAACATAAACTCAGgttctcttcctgtttctccGCTGAATGATTTGTGGTCTAATCTAAGAACAGGAGCTTCTCCAGCCTTTTTCCCCCTGATCTACTTGTAGCTGgaccagaggaagaggagcctcTCTGTGTTCACCCCCTCATTAAACCTCTTCCTGTCCTTATAAGGCAGCTGGAGTTAAGACCCTGGCAGCCTCCGTCTCACATCCTCTTATGGAGTTTCACCATGACTGCATGTGAACGCTTCACAAATgtcactctaaaaaaaaaaaaaaagaaaaaaagactgccAGTGTTTCCCTGCGACCAGGTGACTAgctagtgatggactctgacgtTTTGTTTCACTTCTGTCCCCCCTGCAGGTCTTCTGTGCGACCTGCTGTGGTCGGACCCCGATAAGGACGTCCAGGGCTGGGGGGAGAACGACCGCGGCGTCTCCTTCACGTTCGGCGCCGACGTGGTCAGCAAGTTCCTCAACCGCCACGATTTGGACCTCATCTGTAGAGCTCACCAGGTACCACAGCTCCTTCctaccagattttttttccccccactctgCTGTAAAGACCTTGGCTGACTCTCGTGTGTCCGACGCCCCCAGGTGGTAGAAGATGGGTATGAGTTCTTTGCCAAGCGGCAGCTGGTGACTCTGTTCTCTGCTCCCAACTACTGCGGGGAGTTTGACAACGCCGGTGGCATGATGAGCGTGGACGAAACCCTGATGTGCTCCTTCCAGGTCTGTTGTCATAGTAACTGACCCAGGATCTTTTAGAACCCAGATTATCATGTGAAGTGATTCTGACAGGAAGTTGTTGAGAGGTTCCCAAGCCTTTCTACACCATGTGCCCCCAAACAGCATTAGTatctcactgttttttttcactattctataattattatgttttagCTTAAATTCAGCCTGATATGTTCTGGTTTTAGTTGACAAGGAATATTTAGGGTTTTTGCAGCGGAATTCTCCTCAGCTTCATTGTTCCTTCTGTTGCCATTCATAAagataatgacaaaatacatttcattaagttattttaacgtgtattttgcaataataatagaaaaacaaataagattTTAGGATGtaaatttcaacaaatttttttctattaaattttttttgttttctttttcctcaccTTCCCTCCAACCTTCtgagcgccctctggtggcccCCTGGGTTTACTGCAGTGACAAACACAGGCTTAAGGTTCCTTCACAAACTTAAAGTATGGAGTCTGATTGGATCATTTTCCAAATCCACATaagaatgggaaaataaaaattcagaatatttggaaaaatcttttttactaTTCTTTTTACAATTAACACAACTTAGTGCTGATTCATGTGAAGCATATCATAGGTCAGTGACTTGTCAGCCTCAGTGCTATTAATGCAAAGGTCTGGCCTGTTCCATATTGGACGTCATGAAATTCAGatgtgttgccatggagatgttTGACgctaacaaatatttacttaaaactcaAGAGTTCAGCTCACGTTGCCAGGTAGAGCTGCTGGTCCAGTAATAAccgattcttcttctttttcttcctcctcccagaTCCTGAAGCCGTCTGAGAAGAAGGCCAAGTACCAGTATGGAGGGATGAACTCCGGCCGGCCCGTCACGCCGCCCCGCACAGCCCAACCCCCAAAGAAACGATGAAgatggacagacggacagaAAGACGACGAGATGATACGATTGTCTCCTTCTGGCTTTTCACATTAAAGAAGTAAAAGCAGCACTTGGCAGAGAAGGAACCAAACCCCCCCCATTTTAAATAagccccctccctccccccacgctccaaaaacaacctttttttttccatttaatctcTTGAACTGCTGTTgtactcttcttcttcttcttggtctaagctcctcttcctcatcctccctcTGCATCTATGTAACATTtggaaaaagtgtttcaatAAGACACAGTCATTCTGTAGcatatctttatatatatttttgtccttatttttttgtgttttggtttttctcttaACAGAATGACAACAGTTTTTAGTTTCCCACATGTCCTTCCTCCCCTGCCTGTACAGACACCACAGGTATTAATGACGACTGCTGggttttcaataaataatacagGGAATAAATCCCATCCTGTGTGTCTTCCTTTCATCTCTACGGCTCATTTAGAGAAAGGATAAATTCTTCAGGCTGTTCCAATCACAGGTCAAGAGGTTTCAGTATTAAAtcacaaatacatttctgaaaaccaGTGATCAGTGAGTAAGTCTTTACACCGAGGCCGTCACAATAAATGTTCCTGAGCGATTAATTCTTAATTCTCAAATTATTGCAATAagtgataatattgtttgaagaccttttcaAACCGATGTAATGGTAGAGATACAATAATGCAAGCACATCCTGACgaaaagaaatactttattttcaaaagaacatttgacAGGTAaacaagataaacaaaacatccaaaaataaaaactaaacacgACATAAacccaaagtggaaataaaacccacattcaaccaaaagagtatAGATTATCAAGGCTGTGTGCTATATTGCCCTTCAACAATCATTAGAATGAGATAAAGATGGGCAAATCCAACTActtgatgcaatagttcacttTCCTCATGCAAAGGAAATGAGGAACCAGAAGAGAGAACTAGtagagtcttttttttgttcatcaaaaaagaaaaaggaggaaacaaTAAAGCTGATAAACTGAAATGAGGTcgatcattttcatttatcacGCGATTGATTTGTTAATCGCAACAGGCCTATTTACACCAGTTTAATTCACATTCAGATGGGTAACCTAGGCAACATGGGGTTACAGAGCTCAATAAGCCTCACAATCacttcaaaacatattttgaaggttgtgcatttatttttccctttcatttaATCTTCCATTAATATGCTCGACTGTCAAGTCTGCCGTTTTTCCTGTCACCTATGTAGACGgcaacatttctgcattaaatctGTATTAAATTTTTGTGCTACATTATGCAGGCGTGCAatattttaatgagtttttgaattttctctgtttttggcCAGCtaaattttcagtaaaatactAGTCAAAGTCATCTTGTGTAGGAAAGGGATGTGTGAATCCTATATCcaaaattttaagaattttgtaTGGAAGGACATTTCtgccataaaagaaaaaaaaataaacgtcCAACAGGAAGTTCTAATCCCACGTTTTAAAGTCAGAACGATGCGATGCCGTGGGAAACAGTGTAACTATCTCATAAATATGATTTTGAATGTCACAATTATGACTTTCCGTTCATGGCATTAATGGACTTCCATAGAGTgcaaatttggaaaataaataaataaataaataaaaaaataaaaatctagaaaacatTTAGTCTTCCCTCGGCAATAAAAGCGGGATTTTGGGTCACACTCTTTGAAAACACTTAATGCATTTAACCAATTTTAATAAACTActactgccaaaaaaaaaaaaaatttggcaCGCCAACATCTGGTTTTGATGAAAATCAACACGACTTAAGTAGAgcaaatattttcctttaagattttaatttgtactaCTTCACTCTAATTCTTGATAAACCAGCAGACGTTGGGATCCATTTATTGACAGGAACAATGAGACGATTTCCTTTGCTAGAACTGGTTTCTACTGTGAACGGCACAGCGACTCACTACATGGTCACCTGGTTGGAACTGAAAACATCAGGACGCATTCTGTTGCTATGGATACTGATGGTATACGAAAACATTTTGCTTGTACAGTTTCTTGTCATCCGCACAGTGGGAACCGGAACATAACCAGGCGGCATGTTAAGGCAACAGAATCGTAAACTCCCCCAGAACATTTAAGTTTCTTTCAGAACCTcgttggttctgatggacctgGATTTCATGCATTAGTCTTCATCTACCTGCATTGAAGTTCTGCCGTCTCCTCACTGTGTTGTTGCTCCATTTTATAGTAGATAGAAGTccagcaaaaaaatataaatcaccAAAATCAGACACTttcaagggtttttttttttttttttttgatcccATTGTAAAGAAAACACGTTGAAGGAAGAGCTGCCACCTTGTCGACACAAACgcactaaaaattattttcagtggtaaagaaacacaaacactctgGTGGAGTCAAACTGAGAAGTAAAACATCATGGAGCagcacacactgtaaaacacacaGAGTTCATCTTCCAATTAAACGACTCGTACCAGGactggaaatataaaaaaagttatttttactccGACTGAAAACCGGGTCGTtccaaaggtttaaaaaaaaaagaaaaaaaaaaaaaaaaaaaaaaccattttattttcaacactttaagagaaatcaaaaacagattccagcattttttccccctcagatGTGGAATCTCTAGATAAAACCCAAACGTTGGCTGAGCAGttaaaaagttcagattttagacttaaatgttaaataaataaataagtaaaattggGGAATTTTGAGTACGGAAaaacagttatgtttttttattttttttgttttttttttatttaaaagaatgaaagtttGAAACTAAAAGCTTGGTCTTTAATCAGGAAATAAGCCCAGCAGCTGATCACATGGAGTCCATGTGAAGCTGCAGGCTGGGAAAGaatgtaaaaacacataaaaaaaaataaaaataaaaaaggcaccTCACCAGTAAAAgtgatgagaaaataaaatcagagataAACAATCCTGGTACTGATTAGTCAATGTGGCAACATGCCAGCGTTTTAATACACATTGTAGCCACCAGATGGCAGTATTTACCATCACATTAGCTTCTGCAATCCTGTTGTAGTACCTGTTTTTTCGGGGGTTTTGTTCAGCAATACTTCCTGTTCCACTCATTGCAAAACGACaatgtacaaattaaaaaaaaatacaaaaatatttgtcttaaaacaagtgatgaaaacaaataaaactgacatgGTTTCAGAATGATCTACGGATTGTTCTGGATTGAAAGTCctcaaatgtttctgtgttccACCGTAACGACATGCTGAACAGAACCAGTTTAGATTCAAATGAAAACCAATCTTGGACGCGTTTCTAAACAAACCGACAGCCACTCCTCCGAGGAGCGTGGAGGTGCGTTACCGTGCCGTTTCTATGGGAACTACACCAGACTCCTGAAGAGAAAGGACAGGGCGGCCCCGACGGACAGACCCAGGGCCAAGAAGAAGGTCATCAGGGCTCCTGCAGTCTCTGCGTTTTTAGGCTCCACCAGTCTGGAGAAACACCACAAAACCAGTTGAGTGACTAGCAGCAAGTCACTAGAGACCATGTTATTCAGAATATTATAACTAAAACATGCATACGTTTGCACTGAATAAGGTTTTCCATTCAGTTTGATTTCAAGCGATAGTCGTGCTTCGGAACTACAGAGGCGATTGTAGGGTTTATGTTTTACTGCGTTCTTGAAAAATGATCaaccatctttgtttttgcttctttctccCTTTATTATTTGATTAGCTCTAGTAATAAAGAGACAGACAGGATTGAAATAAAGAGGAGTTCTCGAATGATGATTGccttgttaaatcatgaatttGCTGCAACGTCACACCCAGACCGGACCAGTCAGACCAACAGAATGAAGAGAATCATGGACACAGAACCAGTCTGACTGTTTAAAGTtcaaatggttttcttttttttttttttttttttttcagatgatgCAATAACTCAATTCAAGAACAGGTGAGATCTGAATGAGACAAAGAATGACAAAGTCTGGATTTGCATGTTGACCTATGACCTTTGAAGAGGTCATAACTCAGAAGATAAGTGCGGCccaatttttacaaaattaaagagAAAGCAAGAAGTGCAGCtgttaaaagacaaacactttGTGTCGTACttaatattttgcatattttcgaaTTGATAATCATTTCCCTCCAGATTTATCTCCAATTTAGCTCACAGCTACGCAGCTGGTGGAGTTGTGACCCGAGTGGGACAGAgttcaggggtcagaggtcaggcgCTTGCTGCGGGGTACTCACTGCGGCGCGTAGGACATGGAGAGGCACACGAAGTAACCGCTGGACAGGGAGAAGAGCGCCATGATGAGGGTGAAGGCGGCGTCGTGGGAGAAGAGGACGGGCAGGTAGGTGCGCCGCTCGACGTTACAGAACATCAGCAGGGGGATGAAGATCACCCTGGAGACCACCAGGACCGGGAACACACGAGACTCTTTACCAGGCTGCAGcggaggagggagagagggaacGTTCATTTCATGTATAACCCTCCCACTGGAGATTCCTCTGCAGGGTTATTTTGTACGTGGGCGATTGcggctctatggtagagtagtcgtcttgcaatcggaaggttgtaggttcgattctagcttcctcctgccacatgtctatgtgcctctgggcaaggcacttacccccaaattgcctaccgatctgcgtattggtgtataaatgtgtgtgtgtttgtgtgtgtgactgggtgaatgtgactgtagtgtaaagcgctttgagtggtcaaaatgactggaaaagcgctatataagttcagtccatttaccatgcGGGAGGGGCCAATAAAGGTGTTATTAATCTCTTAAAGTGACTCAAGTTAATCTTGATGCAATTTGTTCAGCCAGGTTCTCTTTAAATTTATAGGTAGTTTTTATAGATGTTATTCTGGAACTTTTGGCTCCAAAATTCACTCTCACATCAATCGTCACGCTAAGACTGAGCAACACGTAGGATAAGGTGCCCTGATTGGACGAGGTCGTGTTGTGTTCCAAGGAATATAAAATGTCAGTAAGCAAATAAAAGAACAAGCATTTGCATGGGTTTGAATACTATATATAGCTACCCTGACCCTAAACAACTTGTAATGACATTTAAGACAAGATGTTATTTTTTcacttagctttcgtcaacaactcaggcggaagtgagagcgcTGCGCAACGCAAGTAACGACCCGGCCGGAACACggtgcattaaataataaaacataacttaacGAAGCTTTGAGGCAGGCaaattttcctcgaggaattttaataatcgggGTATTGGAATCACTCGAGGAgtcgtttcagccctagttgGATGCTCACCCAGCGTATCCACGTAGTGACGCTCCGGCCAAACCAGTCGCTAATGTTGAAAACCAGGAAGCAACACACCGCGATGAAGTAGCGTTCTGAGAGAGGAGTGACAATTTAAGTCAGGAAAACGACAATAAACCGGCTCCATGTTGAACGCAGATCTTCTCTGAATCCGCGCTGCTCACTCTTACGCCATTTTCCATGTGGGAATGCTGTTTTGACATCGACAGTGATGGCGGGGAACACGGACAGAGTGACGGTGAATGTAAACGTCACGCAGAACGCCATCACCCAAATctgagataaaaagaaaaaaaaacaaaaaaaacggtTTGTACgtttgaagcagcagcagagagaaaacgGAATTTCATCCCGTACCTTTTTAAACACCTCCATCACTGAGGCTTTGTCTGCAGAGCTGTCGGCCTGTTCGCTCCTGTCTGGACTGGTTTCCAGCTTGGCCTCCACCCGACTGCTGCTGTTGAGGGCTACGGTGGCCACCGCGCCGTTAGCGTGGCCGTTTAGCTTCTCGTTCTCCAGAGAGGCTCCGTCTGCAGTTCAGAGCATTCTGGTCAAGATTTTGTTCCGCTTACAGCTGTAACTAACAGCGCATTCACACCAGTTCTGTCTGTCCGCTtcaatccaactccagtccgttttGTCTAAAAAGTCCGGTTTGTGATGGTGAAACTGAACTCTGAAAAACtctcaaaaaatacaaatctagGTCTCCATTTGtgtgaagtgaactctggtgcagttccagtccatatgtgaacgccaagtagTCCActtccaaaagcaggaagtggactacagcgcagagcattctgggtaattacAACCAAGACAAACATGCTAATTTAGCGCTAGCAGGAAAAATGGGtcccagttcttttttttaccgaacacaaaacagaaatcctacaagtactaaaatctgacaccacttcattttatgaagaagaGAGTTGAACtaaatgtcttcttcagaggttttcatgtcatttctctcagtggtttttggtgcagcgccaccacaggcgagaaGATGAAAGAGTTCTTCAAACCTTCTTGTTGTCGTGAAAGAAAAACCACACCAGGGGaatatgtgacaaaaaatacaattttgttcCTTGTCAACCATCAGGTATGGAAAAATTCTCCAAAACTCAACcagctgaataaaaatacacacactttACTTTTGaggttttgaattgaattttttttttttttttttttaactgtgaagttttccttccacttcatttATGGTCTGTCTGAAAAAATAtcactaaaatatatttaagtttatgGTTGCAAggagaaaaaaggggaaaaagttCTGCTTTCACACAGACCATTTGGGTTTATCACATCCTTTACATCCTGTGTCTAATTCGTGTCAGTGGAGGCACCTCAGGGCTCGAAGCAGGACGGAAaatgtgagtgagtgtgtgtgacaACGAACAGAGCCGTCTATGTCTGGCTTTTAACTGGATAAACGGAGAGTCAACAAACCTAATGAGATAATGTTCCAGTGAATTGATTTGATTCAGTCACACAGTGCAGCACATTTATCCTCCCATCTCTGCTCAGCCTAAACAAAGTCTCACCAGTCAGCAGCTTGTCCGTTGCGCTTTTTTCATACTTGCTGCTTCTGTTCAGATAAAACCGAGCAAACTCCTGCAGAGACACAACAACAAAGGAATTTCAAACAAGTCCAGACAGCACTATAAAAACATGGCAGAGCTGAACTGATCCACACGGGTTCTCAGGCAGATGAAGAAGCTTTTACTGTCATTAATGACGACGTAGAGGTCAGGGTCTGTATGTCGTACTGACCATGCGTGGCAGCAGCAGGTAGCTCAACAGGGTGACCAGAGTTCCCACGCAGGGCGTGATAAAGTAACCCAAAGCTGCAGATTCAGAGTCTGCGTCACCTGCGTCACAACGGGGAACAGAACAAGACTCGGCATGaagtcagatttaaaatgtctgtatttATGAATGTAAATATCCGGTTGCAACTGTAAATAACGTTTTTCAAATCTTGTAATCAATCGTTTTGACTTCATtgcaaaactgtgcagtttgataaaacatttacaaacaccTGAAAGCACCTAAATGAAACCcaagcactttcaaggacttCAAGCGCCCGTTTATAGCGACTTTACTacgttgctaggcaacagagCGGTGCGGTTTGGGTGTGGGGGCGGCTCACTGGCTGTGGCGAGCAGATTGGCGATGGCGGCGAAGGTCCCGGCGAGGCCCTGGCCGCTCATGAAGACGGCGCTGTAGTTCTGCGGCAGCAGGCCGACCAGACCGAACAGGCTGCCCTGCAGAACGGCGCCGAACGCTGCGGACCAGCAACTCCATCACAACAtgtacaaaaccaaacaaaaaactgatgcTTCTTCACACCTCCAGACAAAGAAACTCACAGTTGATGAACCAGATGATCGCCATGGtgacagagaagaagagatCCTCATCCATGTCCACTTTCACCAGGACTGCGGTGAGGATGAAGAACAGCAGGATGAAGACGAGGCTGCCTGCGATGCGGATGGCCTCCGATATCCTGGAACGGAAAACATCTTGGTGATCGGGTTGCACCGGGACCGACAGGTCACCGGCAGGGCGGCGCCGCCTGTTAGCGCTGACCTGTGGTACATGAAGGAGTTGAGCAGAGTGAAGACCAGCAGGGGCAGCTGGGACAGAAAGGTCATCCAGTTGTTGAAGTGATACTCCTTCCTGACCGACGTCCCGTTCATCAGCTCCGTGTTGTTGAGGCGGCTTTGGAAATACTGCCAACAGAGAGCAGGAGACAAATCAGAGCCATTTATGTGGAAACAAAGCTGGGCTTTTACTAGGCCACTCCAACATACGGatgtgctttgatctaaatcattcTGTTGTACCTCTGGCTTAATGTTTAGAGTTGTTCTGTTGCTCTGAtccaaaaacagtttgttttttttagcaggttttcctccagtattctattcaaaaatacttcatttatcTCCACAAGCAGTCAGTGTTGCAGTGAATGTAAAGGAGCCTCTGACCAAAGACTGCTGCTGTATAAAAGTCTCATTACTGTTGTGACAGGCTAGCTAGTTGTGAAGTGATTGACTGACTTCTCCAGCAACTACCTTGACAAATCCACCTGCTCTTTTTCAAAATAGGGAGCAGCAACAAATCTACAgactttacagaaaaacaactagTGACAAACCCAGAAACTTATTTGTCTCTGTCATTGGATACAttggaaacaaaatgttaaaggaccaatcatattttttactaaaataggACCAGAACACTAAATGTGTATTGTGACCTTATAGCACCTGACAGCATCAGTTATtaaaaacccccccccaaaaccTAATATCAGTATTGACCAAAAGTGAAAAGTCAGGTTTTAGTagctggaataaaaataaaaagtacattttcagaGACGATAACAATTATTCTGACCattggacaaaaatgtaaatcataATATTTAATGGTGAACTGATTGCTGTTTTCTGGCCGGTTACCGATCTTGACCTGCTGGTTCTAATTTAGGCCGACACCCATTACATCTTTTTGTCTGGAAAGATGCCATTTGTTCTctaatcaattaataattaacTTATCCATGTGAACTTTGAACTAAGAAGgtaaaactgaaagcaaatgGTTGAAACTGGATATTATTTGGGgttattttgggttttaaaagACGCTCGTTACTCCTTTCAGTTTCCATtggtaaaataataagaatagcATGTCTGTCGTCAACAGagtctgtgttttgttctgaCTCGTTTGGATCGAGATATTTTGTCTGAgatctgctaaaaaaaaaaacaaaaccatcttTAATGTAACCTCTTGTGTCATAGGACTCATTTTCCAA from Gambusia affinis linkage group LG18, SWU_Gaff_1.0, whole genome shotgun sequence carries:
- the LOC122820527 gene encoding equilibrative nucleoside transporter 2; the protein is MKVRPDTPKDRCCLVGIFFFILGLGTLLPWNFFMTASLYFQSRLNNTELMNGTSVRKEYHFNNWMTFLSQLPLLVFTLLNSFMYHRISEAIRIAGSLVFILLFFILTAVLVKVDMDEDLFFSVTMAIIWFINSFGAVLQGSLFGLVGLLPQNYSAVFMSGQGLAGTFAAIANLLATASDADSESAALGYFITPCVGTLVTLLSYLLLPRMEFARFYLNRSSKYEKSATDKLLTDGASLENEKLNGHANGAVATVALNSSSRVEAKLETSPDRSEQADSSADKASVMEVFKKIWVMAFCVTFTFTVTLSVFPAITVDVKTAFPHGKWQRYFIAVCCFLVFNISDWFGRSVTTWIRWPGKESRVFPVLVVSRVIFIPLLMFCNVERRTYLPVLFSHDAAFTLIMALFSLSSGYFVCLSMSYAPQLVEPKNAETAGALMTFFLALGLSVGAALSFLFRSLV